The Trichoderma atroviride chromosome 5, complete sequence genome contains a region encoding:
- a CDS encoding uncharacterized protein (EggNog:ENOG41) produces the protein MSRSRTHGLVDQALEKLNKIQNIGQDVKEHKDLDEVKTQLSTAKSYLNAIKHIGGLQTHDFSAELEATIAVLQDCENLFEKLPKSSLKSSQVSLEQLGCEKQLKPMQGPLDKALQQISVRVLETPVGLKGGHLVELSVLNETNAMVEPIFKKSLVLVDFLTKEGKIGGKNANETIALEPTKFEAFKLSASQQSASQQSTSQTTGSENVTAEYTRAIVQGNTAGDNMRTFFGNIGFEPGYTTAYTGTSKFVNNTMGNDAAVYAGDIGGQAAVEMMKNSSKK, from the exons atgagcagaagcagaaccCACGGACTAGTTGATCAGGCGCTCGAGAAACTTAATAAGATACAGAACATCGGACAAGATGTCAAGGAACACAAAGATCTAGATGAAGTCAAGACGCAGCTCTCAACAGCTAAAAGCTATCTCAACGCGATTAAGCATATCGGCGGGTTGCAAACCCATGATTTCAGCGCAGAGCTTGAAGCTACTATTGCAGTTCTTCAAGATTGTGAAAATCTTTTTGAGAAGCTTCCCAAGAGTTCATTGAAATCTTCACAGGTTagcctcgagcagcttgGTTGCGAAAAGCAGCTGAAGCCCATGCAAGGGCCCCTTGATAaggcgctgcagcaaatcTCTGTACGGGTGTTGGAAACTCCGGTGGGCCTTAAAGGAGGCCATCTCGTTGAACTCAGTGTTCTTAACGAGACCAATGCAATGGTGGAGCCAATCTTCAAGAAAAGTCTGGTACTCGTGGATTTCTTAACGAAGGAGGGTAAGATTGGTGGGAAGA ACGCAAATGAAACCATTGCACTTGAACCAACCAAGTTCGAAGCATTCAAACTCTCTGCTTCACAGCAATCGGCATCACAGCAATCGACATCACAGACGACCGGCAGTGAGAACGTCACAGCAGAGTACACGAGAGCAATTGTCCAGGGTAATACTGCTGGAGATAATATGAGAACCTTCTTTGGCAATATTGGCTTTGAGCCTGGCTACACAACTGCATATACGGGCACTTCAAAGTTCGTCAATAATACGATGGGTAACGACGCAGCTGTGTACGCTGGGGATATTGGAGGCCAGGCCGCTGTGGAAATGATGAAAAACTCGTCCAAAAAGTAG